The sequence below is a genomic window from Sorangiineae bacterium MSr12523.
GAGACCAGCCGCACGCGAACGGAGCGCTCGTCGATGAAGGGCGTCACGCCGGAGAAGACGAGCCACCGCTCGCCCTCCTCCAGCACGACGTCTGCCGTCCGCAACACCTCGGCCCGGTCTTCGAAAAACGTGACCTCGCGTGCCGTCGTGGGGTGAATGGCCCGAGGCCAGGCTAGCGCGCCTTCATTCACGTCGATTTCCTCCCTCGAGTTCACTCTTGGCTGGAAGCACGATGCGGTACGAAAAGTCGATGCGGCCCCGCCCCGCGGCGCCGAGTTCGATCTGCCAAACGAGACCGCCGCGGATGGGCGCTCCACGCTCCGCTTGATCGTATTTGTCCGGACGCGGGCGCGAGGATATCAGCTCGATCTCGACGTCCTTGTCCTCGGTCACGGGCAGGCGATCGTAGACCTTGAGCGTCACCGGGTAACCCAGCGCCGACGACAGCTCGATGGAGACCTCATGCACCACCGCGATCTTGCCGCCCAAAAAGCCGGCGGCCTCCTCCTGCGCGCGCACGTTGCGCACCACGCGAATGCGCTCCTCCACGCCGAGCCCGAGGCGCAAGGAGCCTCCGTCGCCGGTGAGCTCGAGGGCGGACGTCGTGAGCAGACCGCCATCGAGGAAGACATCCGCGGGCCCTGGCAAGAGGGTCGCCCCCTCGAAGGGATTCCTCTGCGCGGCCTCGCGGTACACCTCCGCCGACTCCCGCGGAAGCGCGATCAACGACAGCGCCGCCTCGCCCGCGGCGGTTCGCACGAGAATGCGGTGCGGGACACCGTCGGAGCCGATGTCCACGGGCGTCTCGGCGCGGTAGCGAACCTGCCGCTCCCCGTTGCCGACGTAGCGCGGATCGGAGGCGTAACGCGGCATGGGGATGCGCTCGATGGTGAGCGTATCGTCCGATGCCGCGTCGGACATCTCGGAGGGATCGCGCACGAGCTGCCCTCGCTTGTCGCGGTCATCCATGTCCGCCAGAACGAGCGCGTCGAAATCGAGCCACGCATCCGTGGGCTGCAATTCGTACGAATCGGGGTAACCGACCACCGTGGGCTGATCTTCGATCGACACCGCCCGCACCATCGCGCGTGCCGGCACGAGGGCCTTCGCCTGGCGCCGCGGCATGGCCATGGGCGCGGCTGCCGCACCATAGGCGGCCGGTACCGGCATCGGTGCAGGGACGGGGGCGGGCGCGGGGGCGAAGGCCAGCTCCTCCACGCCATTCATGTCCGCCGCCTCCGCCACTTCCGGCATTTCCGGCATTTCCGCCGCGACGGCGCTTTCGGCCATGCTGAACACCGCCTCGTCCAATGCGGCGTGAGGTCCCGCGTGGCGAGGAACCGCACGCGCTGCACGCAGTGCGGGGGCCGGCGGCGGCACGAACCGGGCAATCGCTTCGTCGTAGCCCGCGAACATCTCGCGCAGCCCCTCGGGCACGGGACGAAAACCGCGCCGCGGGGGCGGCTGCTTGCGCCCGAGGCGGTACGAGAGGAGCTCGGGCAATTGCGCATCGCGCACCAGCCCCACCGTGGAGAGGCTCACGTGAACGCCGCTCCAATCTTCCCCGGTGGCCTGCGCCACGAAGGCCTCCAGGCTCCACTCCGCCGCGAGCTTCGGGCCCGTGGTAAAGCGTGCAGAATACACAGGCCACCAACGCGCCGAGGGCACCGCGTAGGAGACCTCGAGCGCCGAAGGCCGAGGGCCCGCGCCAAGGCGCACCACGATGGCCCGTGTTTCCCTGACCTGGGAGCGCTCCGCCGTCCCGCCTTGTGCGGCCTCGAGACGCGCGCGCTCGAGGCGCTTTTCCAGATCGACGCGGGCATCGTCGATGGCGAGCAGCCGCCGATCGAGCTCCAACGTCAAGTCGTCGACGAGGGAAAGCACGGCCAGGGCATCCGAAACGCGCGACTCGGGATCGATGCGCCGCCAGCGCACGTCGAGCATGGGCTCCGGCTTCACCGTTCCCACGGCGGCGCGCCGCGCATGCACGTAACGCTGCTCGAGCTCCAGCTTTTCCAAATCGCGCTCGAGATCGCGCACCCGCTGCGCGAGCTCCCCGGGCGCGGGGCTATCCACGGGAAGCACCGCCCGTGCGCGCACGTACACGATGCGCCGCTCTGCGCGCTCATCGAGCGAGCCGGGCGAAAGCGCCGCGCGCACACTCCCCGATTGCGCCTGCGCCGTGATGCCGCCCACCCGCAGATCGACCTCGTCGTCGGGCAGATCCGAAGGAAGGGTCACCAGGCGCGTCACCACCGCGCCGCGCGCAAACAGGTCCACGGATGCGATACGGCTCTCGCACGCGATCTCTTGCATGGCCCAGCCATGGTATGAGGATTCATGCTCAAAGGCAGCCTCCGATCCGCCCTTCACCGCGCCATCACCACGCCGTTCGGCGACAACTTGGCCCCCGTCCGTGTCCCGAAGGACCTTCTGCGGCGGCTCAACGTGACCTTGGGGCAACCCCTGTGTTCCCAGGAGGAGCTCTTGCGCCGCCGCGAAGCCCGGGAACGCCTCACCCGACTGCGGGAACCGCGCAATGACGGCCAGCGCACCACCGTGGCCCGGGAGCAGGCGCCCGTCATGGTCTACT
It includes:
- a CDS encoding DUF4139 domain-containing protein; protein product: MQEIACESRIASVDLFARGAVVTRLVTLPSDLPDDEVDLRVGGITAQAQSGSVRAALSPGSLDERAERRIVYVRARAVLPVDSPAPGELAQRVRDLERDLEKLELEQRYVHARRAAVGTVKPEPMLDVRWRRIDPESRVSDALAVLSLVDDLTLELDRRLLAIDDARVDLEKRLERARLEAAQGGTAERSQVRETRAIVVRLGAGPRPSALEVSYAVPSARWWPVYSARFTTGPKLAAEWSLEAFVAQATGEDWSGVHVSLSTVGLVRDAQLPELLSYRLGRKQPPPRRGFRPVPEGLREMFAGYDEAIARFVPPPAPALRAARAVPRHAGPHAALDEAVFSMAESAVAAEMPEMPEVAEAADMNGVEELAFAPAPAPVPAPMPVPAAYGAAAAPMAMPRRQAKALVPARAMVRAVSIEDQPTVVGYPDSYELQPTDAWLDFDALVLADMDDRDKRGQLVRDPSEMSDAASDDTLTIERIPMPRYASDPRYVGNGERQVRYRAETPVDIGSDGVPHRILVRTAAGEAALSLIALPRESAEVYREAAQRNPFEGATLLPGPADVFLDGGLLTTSALELTGDGGSLRLGLGVEERIRVVRNVRAQEEAAGFLGGKIAVVHEVSIELSSALGYPVTLKVYDRLPVTEDKDVEIELISSRPRPDKYDQAERGAPIRGGLVWQIELGAAGRGRIDFSYRIVLPAKSELEGGNRRE